One genomic region from Skermania piniformis encodes:
- a CDS encoding ABC-F family ATP-binding cassette domain-containing protein, which yields MNATLQARGLAAAHGNRQLFSDFDLTLAPGDVIGLVGANGAGKSTLLRLLAAGGPGVTASPPDASVGYLAQEPERRPGETVLQFLARRTGVSPAEAAMEAAAAALADGADDTYSPALERWLALGGADLDERAAQIAAELGLASALTAPMTGLSGGQAARAGLAAVLLSRYDVLLLDEPTNDLDLAGLTRLERFVETVHTPLMVVSHDREFLARTVNRIVELDLAQHRVAIYDGGYDAYLAERAIARQHARDAYDEYAENLSTLQDRARMQRNWLEHGVRNARRKSTDNDKIGRKFRAESTEKQAAKARQTQRRIERLDVVEEPRKEWELRMNIASAARSGTVVATLSGAMVTRAGFTLGPVDLHVDRSDRIVITGANGAGKSTLLSLLLGRIRPAAGTATLGAGVQIGEIDQARGLFRGTAPLAEVFAAEVPDQAVADVRTLLAKFGLRGDHVMRPAATLSPGERTRAGLALLQARGVNLLVLDEPTNHLDLPAIEQLEQAVEAFDGTLLLVTHDRRMLEAVRATRRWAVADGKVTESE from the coding sequence GTGAACGCGACGTTGCAGGCGCGCGGTTTGGCCGCAGCACATGGAAATCGGCAACTGTTCAGCGATTTCGACCTGACCCTGGCACCCGGCGATGTGATCGGCCTGGTCGGCGCGAACGGCGCCGGTAAGTCGACTCTGCTCCGGTTGCTGGCTGCGGGTGGGCCCGGGGTCACCGCCAGCCCGCCGGATGCGAGCGTCGGTTACCTCGCACAAGAACCGGAGCGACGACCCGGCGAGACGGTCCTGCAGTTCCTGGCGCGGCGCACCGGCGTGTCGCCGGCCGAGGCAGCGATGGAGGCAGCCGCAGCGGCGCTCGCCGACGGCGCCGACGACACCTACTCGCCCGCACTCGAACGGTGGCTGGCACTCGGCGGCGCCGACTTGGACGAGCGTGCCGCCCAGATCGCCGCGGAGCTCGGCCTGGCTTCGGCGTTGACGGCGCCGATGACCGGGCTCTCCGGCGGCCAGGCGGCCCGCGCCGGGTTGGCCGCCGTGCTGCTGTCCCGGTACGACGTGCTGCTCCTCGACGAACCGACCAACGACCTCGATCTGGCCGGGCTGACGCGGCTCGAGCGCTTCGTCGAGACGGTGCACACGCCGCTGATGGTGGTCAGCCACGATCGGGAGTTCCTCGCGCGCACCGTGAATCGGATCGTCGAGCTTGATCTCGCCCAGCACCGAGTGGCGATCTACGACGGCGGTTACGATGCGTATCTGGCGGAACGGGCGATCGCCCGCCAACACGCGCGAGACGCCTATGACGAATACGCCGAGAACCTTTCGACACTGCAGGACCGGGCCCGGATGCAGCGGAACTGGCTCGAGCACGGGGTACGAAACGCCCGCCGCAAGTCGACCGACAACGACAAGATCGGCCGAAAATTCCGGGCCGAGTCGACCGAGAAGCAGGCGGCGAAGGCACGCCAGACCCAACGCCGAATCGAGCGGCTCGACGTGGTCGAGGAACCTCGCAAGGAGTGGGAACTGCGGATGAACATCGCGTCCGCGGCGCGGAGTGGCACGGTGGTGGCGACGCTGTCCGGAGCCATGGTGACCCGCGCCGGGTTCACCCTGGGGCCAGTGGACCTGCACGTCGATCGGTCCGACCGAATCGTCATCACCGGAGCGAACGGCGCGGGCAAGTCGACCCTCCTGTCGCTGCTGCTCGGCCGGATTCGCCCGGCGGCCGGAACCGCGACGTTGGGCGCCGGCGTACAGATCGGGGAGATCGATCAGGCGCGCGGCCTGTTTCGCGGTACTGCACCGCTCGCCGAGGTCTTCGCCGCCGAGGTACCGGACCAGGCGGTAGCGGACGTGCGGACGTTGCTGGCCAAGTTCGGCCTGCGTGGTGACCACGTCATGCGGCCGGCCGCGACCCTTTCGCCCGGCGAACGTACCCGCGCGGGACTGGCTCTGCTCCAGGCCCGCGGAGTGAACCTGCTGGTCCTCGACGAACCGACCAACCATCTGGACCTGCCGGCGATCGAGCAGTTGGAGCAGGCGGTCGAGGCGTTCGACGGGACGCTGCTGCTGGTGACCCACGACCGACGGATGCTGGAGGCGGTCCGCGCTACGCGACGTTGGGCGGTCGCGGACGGGAAAGTGACCGAAAGCGAGTAA
- a CDS encoding class F sortase, translating to MTAVPTRAVRCLVALLALVGLAIGGCAKDSTNSDAVVSAPPISRSTPVSLAIPAINMSGSLIATGMTNDGRVQVPADYKQASWYQPGPAPGEKGSAVILGHVDNVAGPGVFIDLKKLKKGDTVDVKRADGKTAHFAVTDIQSYLKTDFPNQQVFGGRDQSQLQLVTCGGDFDAAARSYKSNVVVYSSLVSTT from the coding sequence GTGACCGCCGTCCCGACGCGCGCGGTCCGCTGCCTCGTCGCACTGCTCGCGCTCGTCGGGCTGGCGATCGGCGGCTGCGCCAAGGATTCGACGAACTCGGACGCGGTGGTATCGGCGCCGCCGATCAGCCGCTCGACGCCGGTATCGCTGGCGATCCCGGCGATCAACATGTCAGGCTCGCTGATCGCGACCGGAATGACCAACGACGGCCGGGTGCAAGTGCCGGCCGACTACAAACAAGCCTCGTGGTATCAGCCGGGGCCGGCACCCGGGGAAAAGGGGTCGGCGGTCATCCTCGGTCACGTCGACAACGTCGCCGGGCCCGGCGTGTTCATCGATCTGAAGAAGCTGAAGAAAGGGGACACCGTCGACGTCAAACGAGCCGACGGAAAGACCGCACACTTCGCGGTGACCGACATACAGAGCTACCTCAAGACCGACTTCCCGAACCAGCAGGTGTTCGGCGGCCGGGACCAGAGTCAGCTGCAGCTGGTCACCTGTGGCGGTGATTTCGATGCCGCCGCACGCAGTTACAAGTCGAATGTGGTGGTCTACTCGTCGCTGGTGTCGACCACCTGA
- the glmS gene encoding glutamine--fructose-6-phosphate transaminase (isomerizing): MCGIVGYVGHRDALDVVVEALRRMEYRGYDSAGIAILDGAGNTAVERKAGRLANLEAELADVGVDKFGGHAGMGHTRWATHGGPTDRNAHPHRDATGKVAVVHNGIIENFAVLRRELEADGVRLASDTDTEVTVHLVARAYASGPTAGDFVASALAVVRRLHGAFTLVFAHADHPDTIVAARRSTPLVVGIGDGETFLGSDVAAFIEHTRSAVELGQDQVVVITAGGHRILDFDGNDDEDNSRHFEIDWDLAAAEKGGHDFFMLKEIEEQPQAVAETLIGHFADGRIVLDEQRMSDQDLRDIDKVFVVACGTAFYAGLVAKYAIEHWTRLPVEVELASEFRYRDPVLDRSTLVIAISQSGETADTLEAVRHAKEQKARVLAVCNTNGAQIPREADAVLYTRAGPEIGVAATKSFLAQITATYLVGLAIAQARGTKYPDEVAREYQDLEAMPELVSRVLESGAAIRAIARTFAHSSTVLFLGRHVGYPVALEGALKLKELAYMHAEGFAAGELKHGPIALIEDGLPVFIVMPSPKGRAVLHAKLLSNIREIQARGARTIVIAEEGDDTVRPFADDLIEIPAAPTLLQPLLSTVPLQIFAAEVAQARGYDVDKPRNLAKSVTVE; this comes from the coding sequence ATGTGCGGAATCGTGGGTTACGTCGGGCATCGGGATGCGCTCGACGTCGTCGTGGAGGCGCTGCGCCGAATGGAGTACCGCGGTTACGATTCGGCCGGGATCGCGATTCTGGACGGAGCGGGTAATACGGCCGTCGAGCGCAAGGCCGGCCGGCTGGCGAATCTGGAGGCCGAGCTCGCCGACGTCGGCGTGGACAAGTTCGGTGGGCACGCCGGTATGGGCCACACCCGCTGGGCGACGCACGGCGGGCCGACCGATCGCAACGCGCACCCACACCGGGACGCGACCGGCAAGGTCGCGGTGGTGCACAACGGCATCATCGAGAATTTCGCGGTGCTGCGGCGCGAGTTGGAGGCCGACGGGGTACGGCTGGCCAGCGACACCGATACCGAGGTCACGGTCCATCTGGTTGCCCGGGCATATGCGAGCGGACCGACCGCGGGCGATTTCGTGGCCAGCGCGCTCGCCGTCGTGCGCCGATTGCACGGTGCGTTCACGCTGGTCTTCGCGCATGCCGATCATCCCGATACGATCGTCGCCGCCCGCCGCTCGACGCCCTTGGTCGTCGGCATCGGCGACGGGGAGACGTTCCTCGGTTCGGACGTCGCGGCGTTCATCGAGCACACGCGCAGCGCGGTGGAACTGGGTCAGGACCAGGTCGTGGTGATCACCGCCGGTGGGCATCGGATCCTCGACTTCGACGGCAACGACGACGAGGACAACTCCCGACATTTCGAGATCGACTGGGACTTGGCCGCCGCCGAGAAGGGCGGCCACGACTTCTTCATGCTGAAGGAGATCGAGGAACAGCCGCAGGCGGTCGCCGAGACGCTGATCGGACATTTCGCCGACGGCCGGATCGTGCTCGACGAGCAGCGGATGTCCGACCAGGATCTGCGCGATATCGACAAGGTGTTCGTCGTCGCCTGCGGTACCGCGTTCTACGCCGGGCTGGTCGCCAAGTACGCGATCGAGCACTGGACCAGGTTGCCGGTCGAGGTGGAGCTGGCCAGCGAGTTTCGATACCGCGACCCCGTGCTGGACCGGTCCACCTTGGTGATCGCCATCTCCCAGTCCGGCGAGACCGCGGATACGCTGGAAGCGGTCCGGCACGCGAAGGAGCAGAAGGCGCGGGTGCTGGCGGTTTGCAACACCAACGGCGCGCAGATCCCGCGGGAGGCCGACGCCGTTCTCTACACCCGCGCCGGACCGGAGATCGGGGTCGCGGCGACCAAGAGCTTCCTGGCCCAGATCACCGCCACCTACCTGGTCGGGCTGGCTATCGCCCAGGCCCGCGGCACCAAGTACCCCGACGAGGTCGCCCGCGAGTATCAAGACCTGGAGGCGATGCCCGAATTGGTGTCCCGGGTACTGGAGTCGGGTGCAGCGATCCGGGCGATCGCGCGGACGTTCGCGCATTCGTCGACCGTGCTGTTCCTCGGTAGGCATGTGGGTTACCCGGTGGCGCTGGAGGGAGCGCTGAAGCTGAAGGAGCTCGCCTACATGCACGCCGAGGGTTTCGCGGCCGGCGAGCTGAAGCACGGCCCGATCGCGTTGATCGAGGACGGGCTGCCGGTGTTCATCGTGATGCCGTCACCCAAGGGCCGAGCAGTGTTACACGCGAAGTTGCTCAGCAACATCCGCGAGATCCAGGCGCGCGGCGCCCGCACGATCGTGATCGCCGAGGAGGGCGACGACACGGTGCGCCCGTTCGCCGACGACCTGATCGAGATCCCGGCTGCGCCGACGCTGCTGCAGCCGCTGTTGTCGACGGTGCCGCTGCAGATCTTCGCCGCCGAGGTTGCCCAGGCTCGTGGTTACGACGTGGACAAGCCGCGCAACCTGGCCAAGAGCGTCACGGTCGAGTAG
- a CDS encoding plastocyanin/azurin family copper-binding protein, translating to MIVRRPSVRLAIAGIILTAGLSACTGNSTESAADSPASGSGSPAAAASPASGSPAATSPAPHTDVVVTIADMKFTPSTVRVKVGQTVTWKFQDDGIPHQVAGVRDNALGINSPILKEGEYSFTFTGAGNYSYICSLHPEMRGTVEVS from the coding sequence ATGATTGTTCGCCGCCCGTCCGTCCGCCTCGCGATCGCCGGAATCATTCTCACCGCAGGGCTTTCGGCCTGTACCGGGAACTCGACCGAGTCGGCAGCCGATTCCCCGGCGAGTGGCAGCGGATCGCCGGCGGCAGCCGCATCACCCGCGTCCGGTAGCCCGGCCGCGACCAGCCCGGCGCCACACACCGACGTGGTGGTCACGATCGCCGACATGAAGTTCACCCCGTCGACGGTCCGGGTGAAAGTCGGCCAGACCGTGACCTGGAAGTTCCAGGACGACGGCATCCCGCACCAAGTGGCCGGCGTCCGGGACAACGCCCTCGGGATCAACAGTCCGATCCTCAAGGAAGGCGAGTACAGCTTCACCTTCACCGGCGCCGGCAACTACAGCTACATCTGCTCCCTGCACCCGGAGATGCGCGGCACCGTCGAGGTCAGCTGA
- a CDS encoding NAD(P)H-hydrate dehydratase, whose product MRGYYSADQVRAAEAELFRRVPDGDPMRRAAHGLARVVAGELAVRTGGVSGRAVTLLVGSGDNGGDALFAGAALRRRGVAVTAVLLTPGKVHRAGLAALRRAGGRVAAEPGRYDLVVDGIVGISGRGPLRPAAAALVAELTAPVVAADLPSGVDPDTGAVTGPHVQAAVTVTFGAYKPVHVLAAPVCGRVELVPIGLDLETAPAPVLASPTPAEVGAAWPLPGPTDDKYSQGVTGIVAGSSRFPGAAVLCTGAAVAATSGLVRYVGPAVGPVLSHRPEVVAVERLSDAGRAQAWVVGPGAGTDAAAHDRLAELLDTDVPVLVDADGLTVLAADPDLLRGRTAPTLLTPHAGEFVRLTGTEPGADRVSAVRRAADDLGATVLLKGRATVIAAPGESPVLVNEAGSSWAATAGSGDVLSGLVGALLAAGIEPPRAAAMGARAHALAAALAARGDGPGWAPIGASALLAQVPAALRVLWQYRQA is encoded by the coding sequence ATGCGTGGCTACTACTCTGCCGACCAGGTCCGGGCGGCTGAGGCCGAGCTGTTCCGGCGGGTGCCCGACGGTGATCCGATGCGCCGGGCAGCGCACGGACTGGCCCGGGTCGTCGCCGGCGAACTGGCGGTCCGTACCGGTGGGGTTTCCGGTCGGGCGGTGACATTGTTGGTCGGTTCCGGGGACAACGGCGGGGATGCGCTCTTCGCCGGGGCTGCCCTACGGCGCCGCGGGGTAGCAGTTACCGCGGTGTTGCTGACGCCCGGCAAGGTGCACCGGGCCGGGCTTGCGGCGCTGCGGCGCGCCGGCGGTCGAGTAGCCGCCGAACCAGGCCGGTACGACCTGGTGGTCGATGGCATCGTGGGTATCTCCGGGCGGGGGCCGCTGCGCCCGGCCGCGGCCGCGTTGGTCGCCGAACTGACTGCTCCGGTCGTTGCTGCCGACCTGCCCAGCGGGGTCGATCCGGACACCGGCGCGGTGACCGGACCACACGTGCAGGCAGCGGTGACGGTGACCTTCGGCGCATACAAGCCGGTGCATGTGCTGGCTGCGCCGGTGTGTGGCCGGGTGGAGCTGGTCCCGATCGGGCTGGACTTGGAAACGGCGCCGGCGCCGGTCCTGGCGTCGCCGACCCCCGCCGAGGTCGGTGCCGCGTGGCCGCTGCCCGGCCCTACCGACGACAAGTACAGCCAGGGCGTGACCGGTATCGTCGCCGGCAGCAGTCGATTTCCCGGTGCCGCGGTGCTCTGCACCGGGGCAGCGGTCGCGGCGACCTCCGGCCTGGTCCGCTATGTCGGACCGGCGGTCGGGCCGGTGCTATCGCACCGGCCGGAAGTGGTTGCCGTCGAGCGGTTGAGCGACGCCGGTCGGGCGCAGGCTTGGGTGGTCGGGCCGGGTGCAGGCACCGACGCCGCCGCGCACGACCGGCTGGCCGAGCTGCTGGACACCGACGTGCCGGTGCTCGTCGATGCGGATGGGCTTACCGTGCTGGCCGCCGACCCGGATCTGCTGCGCGGCCGAACGGCGCCGACCCTGCTGACCCCGCACGCCGGCGAGTTCGTCCGGCTGACCGGGACCGAACCCGGCGCCGACCGGGTGAGTGCGGTTCGCCGCGCCGCGGACGATCTCGGTGCCACCGTATTGCTGAAGGGTCGGGCAACGGTGATCGCGGCCCCGGGCGAAAGCCCGGTCCTGGTGAACGAAGCGGGCAGCTCGTGGGCCGCCACCGCCGGTTCCGGCGACGTGCTGTCCGGGCTGGTCGGCGCGTTGCTCGCGGCCGGGATCGAGCCGCCGCGTGCGGCGGCCATGGGTGCGCGCGCGCACGCACTGGCGGCGGCGCTGGCTGCGCGCGGCGACGGACCCGGGTGGGCGCCGATCGGTGCGTCCGCGCTGCTGGCGCAGGTTCCCGCCGCCCTGCGCGTGCTGTGGCAATATCGGCAGGCGTGA